GCTCTTTGCCATTTTCCTGGCCATGTACCTGATCAACGTGGTTGGTAACACAGTCATCATCGCAGCCATCCGAGGAGATGTCCGCCTCCACactcccatgtacttcttcctctccaacctgTCCTTTGTGGACATCTGCTTCACAAACGTCATTGTGCCAAGGATGCTGGCAAACATGATGAGCAAGAGCAAGAGGGTCCCATTTGCCCAGTGTCTCATGCAGATGTACTTCTTTGTGGCCTGTGCCATCACTGACAGTTTCCTCCTGGCTGCCATGGCCattgaccgctatgtggccatctgtaaCCCACTGCATTACACCACAACCATGAGCCCCAGGCGCTGCCTCCTGCTGGTGGTGGCGTCCTGGGTGGTGTCCCAcctccactcactcacccacacgGTTCTCATGGCCCGCCTCTCCTTCTGTGGATCCAACATCATCCACCACTTTTTCTGTGACGTCCAGCCCCTGCTAACGCTCTCCTGCTCTGATACCTCTGTCAATGAGCTTCTCGCCTTCACAGAGGgctcctttgtgatcatgagtcccTTTATCTTCATTATTGTGTCATATGTCTACATCGCCCGTGCTGTCCTGAGGGTCCCTTCAGGAGGAGGCAGGTACAAGgtcttctccacctgtgggtcccaCCTCACAGTGGTGGCACTCTACTATGGAACTGCCATCTCAGTGTACATTCGCCCCTCATCCACCTACTCGGTGACAAAGGACCGCGTGGTCACTGTCATCTACACTGTGGTAATCCCCATGCTCAATCCTTTCATCTACAGCCTTAGGAACAAGGACATGAAGCGGGCTTTGAGAAAGCTGACTAAGAGAACAGAATAATATGCATGCATTTTACTACCTCTAGAAGCTAAGTCATTGATTTGATAATCATATGAGCAGCATATAATTCTGAGTGGAAAGCAAAAGAAATCATAGATCAATCCTCCAAAGAATGTATAGTCTATTAAGCAGAAAGAAGATTGTCAGCGGCTTGCTGTAATAAAAATTTATCTTACTTTTTCATAAAAAATTAGATGAGTCATGCTTATAACTATCTTAATAAATTGTAAGTTTCTAGCTTctccccttcttcctctcctATTCCCTCTCTTTTGCATTTTCTAGCCTTCACGTCTTGTGTAAATTACAATGTACACCAACGTTTCACCATCAAACGGGGTAAAAAGATCTTCTGGATTAATATTTTTGATAGTTTAGTCACATGGCTTGTTTTCCACTAACTACGTTATTCATTCTTATTAAGTTCCCTCATGCCTCCCTAAAGTCAATTAGCGCTTGAGCCGTATACTAACATTCTTGATTGCACTAAAGCTGTTTTCTTAGACTAAGGAGAAAATGGACTAGTAAGTCATTGTGGAAAATGTTCCAGAATTCTAAGTTCAGAAACTTTAAATTAAGTAACAATGTGGCTgtattagggttctctagagagaaaaaacaagattgctaataattttagatatatttatacatatagatagatatataacttaagaaataaacaattaattaaattataaagcagtacgaatggctcagtgcaactcactcccatgagacagttgtgagacactggctgtccttcaagtcttgagggtcaccaggtagtcctctgtagagcaattcaggctatccaggcacaggcagcaaacagcaaggcagctcaccaacaatcagccagatgacagggtccaacagtccccagcttaaaagatataaattccaatggtgtggcaaagcaggtcttgaaggaacctcaaattacagcgaaacagttcacaggttaggtgtcccacaggtagtgtagcttgcaaattgaggcacagaacaagcaaggcagtcgcaCACTGATCCGATGGTCACAGAGCAAGAGACATGAAatgcgaggctcgccaagccatttatctctctgcctttcaattaatcccacatgtgtttattgaccaggttagcacaataagctAATTACCTCAGTGGCCTTTCATGAATAAAGATTAGTCAATCactattggttttatttttaacaataacaaaataggcACAATAATAGTTTACCCTGTGGTGGTACTAGTAAATGAAATGAAGTTTTTGAAATGATTAACATTTACATGAACTTGGGTGAAAATTCCAGGTCTAGTCATTTTTCAGCCATATTATGTGTTTATGTATGAAAGTTTTGTTGCAATTTAGGGGAAAGTTTGCAGAACGAATTCACCTTCCATTCAACAAGGTATACACTTTTTTACACTTGTTGTGATCCCCTCAATGTAACAGAACTCTTCTCACTTCCTCCTTGGGTCCCCCAATCCCATTTTCCCTCATTCCTGCCCctttctgccttctgagctttgttttgGGCCAAATGCTGCCCATTTGGTTTTATCTAGTTGATTGCACTCTCTCgttttattattcattttataggCCTGACCATGGTTTGGCCAAAAGTTGATCCCTGAGCAGGATTTCCGTTCCAGGCTCACAGCCTCAAAGATTCCATCAGTCTCTATCGGCCCAGTCAACCTGGTCATTTGTATGATTGAATTTCATTCtacattattttctccttctCTATCCAGGActggtttttaaaataagaaaaaaatattttcttggctCAGGTGCCATATTTCCTGAAAGGTCAGGCATGGAGTGGGGTAAAGAGAGAGTGGCAGTCTGGCATGGTTCGTGCCCAACCAGAGTGCGAAGCATCTCCACATGCTATAAGATCAACCCGTCACAGGGTggcaggatggcataggatgagAAGAACATCTACACAGAACCAGCAACCTGGCATGGGTCACCAGAttccaagaggaggaggaggatgcccGTATCAGAGGGAAAACTGTCGTTAGAATTTACGGGGGGTGCAGCGAGCATCTCaacatgaggacagcatggtgcTGATGCCAAAAGGGATCTCCTTTGAACGTGTGGAGCAGGTGATGAGTTAATTCACCTGGTTTGGGGGCGTTCACAATGGTGGCAGCCTGTCACAGGGGCTTCAGAACCCACTCATAGCAAGGAAGATGTGCACCCAAGGAAATTCTAACATGACTACCAGAGGAGGGGTCACCCAAGGGGCCGTCCTAACTTAGAGTCAAAGTCCAAAGAAGGTGTCGGGGTCGTCTTGACATGGGTAGTGAGAGCGCAAAGGGGATaaaagctccctccctgcatgggggTAGTCAGGTGTAAACTGTCAGTCTGAGCAGGGAGAGAAGAATGGTTATGATGTGGACAGCCTGTCATGCGAAGGCCCAAGCGGGGTGACAAGGAGGGCTTCCGTACAGGGAGAGCGGAGAGTCAGAACAGCTGTATCTGTGGAGAAGCAATCTTGTATGGGTAGTGGGAGTTCAGACAGGCTAAGAAGGGGGCCCCTGCTTGAAAGAAACCAGCACGGAGTGTTGGAGCCTAGGCAGGGTGAGGCGGGCATCTCTGCACTGGAGCATCGTAGAGAAGGAAGTCAAATGGATTTTCAGGAGCGTGTTCTTGTTTGGAaaaaaaacatgtaacaaaatatttgggggggggaaggaatGAAAGTGGGTTGCTCACCACGTGGTCAGTCTTTCGAAATCACCAGGCtctctgcaggtgaaagatgaggctttctgctcccattaagagtttTAGTCTCATGTCTCAGGGGCATGTCTTCTACGAGACCCCAttgttcttcctgcagtcaaaGCTGGAGCCATCTAGTACCCCACCCCTACCCGGTGATACCTTTAACTCTCAGTGTGGCTCTTTTGTGGCTATCCCACAACCAGTTTCGATGAGGTGCCAAGCGCTGCCCCCCAGGTCAGATGTCTGCTATCgagattccccagggacttcgtggttttgctcccattgctggtctggtgcactcccctcttggttagCCCCTGTATGAGCTAGTCAGACCAGCCACACTCCCCAAACTGTATCTTccttgctgtcctctgtagcactgtcatctagggaAGGAATGTCACCCCTCTCTGGAcaagctgctccaagcaggaatgttgCCCTCAAGCCTGGGCATCTTGGAATGCGGTCTACTCTCTccatttcctgtggagatataagcaactcTCTCTTCCTTGGGCTTAAGGGATATAAGTGCTGTTAGCTAAGCGAATCCTGGGAGATGGAGCCCTGAATGAAAAGGGGACTAGACCAATGGATTGGGGTCAGGAAAatagttagacttggaactatttgcatggacttttgttgttgttgtggttgttgctgttttctttctctctctttttcttttggtgTCGATATaacataggcaggataaatatgtAAATAGAATAAAGAAGCAAtgaggactttgggcctctactttaatcttacctcagtccaagaacagtttgttctaataatgtggcaatgtatgatccTCCCCTACCTGAcggaatcactgaagacaaaatgggtgcataagcaaatgtagtggagAAAaccagcacctggggtcttaaaggcttggagttaaacaagcagtcatctagcagggaagcaacaaagcccacatggaagaagcacaccagccggtgtgatcatgaggtgtcaatcagatcaggtatcagacatcaaaggcccagaacaaaaatcatatcaatgtgaatgagagggagggcagagtggagaccccaagcccatctgtagacaattggacatccctgtacagaaggatcacaaggaagttatgagccagtcagggtgcactagagtgccaacaaaacatacaactttcctctagttctttaatgtaccCCCTCAccaactatcataaccccaattctaccttacaaatctggctagaccagagcatgtacatgggtacagataagagcccgcagcacagggaatccaggacagataaagccctcaggatcaataataagagtagggataccaggaggggaaaggaaaagggggagtagaaaggggaaaccaatcaaaatgaatgacatataactccctcccagggggacagacaacaggaaagtaggtgaagggagaccggggtcagtgtaagacataaaaaaaaatttataaattatcaagggttcataaaggagggagggaaggagggaggagaggggaaatgagctgataccaagggctcaagtagaaagaaaatgttttgaaaatgatgatgttaacaaatttgcttgacacaatagatggatggatggattgtgataagaactgtaagagtccccaataaaatgatttttaagtattttttaaTCTAATGACAGTAGTCATTATCATAAGATAGAATGTCAACCTAGTGTTAACTTTTTAATGAGCTATTGAAATATGTATTAAAAACTGGCAAAAATGTATCTCCAAGAAATAAAGATGTGCTTCTAGCAAataaagatttgtgtgtgtgtccgtgtataTATAATCAAATCATTGTATCTTACTTTGTGTTTCTATTTATTGTAATTGATACTCAAACTTCCTGTTAAATTCAATCATTTGATTTAAGTAATCAAATTATTAGCAATCCAATACTGTTGTCAACTCAATACTGCGGTCAACTCAATATTATTCTCAACTCAACTTCACCTTCACTCTGGAAATTCATTTCCTAGAGTACCTTTCTCACTATTGTTCTGGTTTAGTTAGCTGGTGAAAGAAACTTGGATGATATGTATGACACAGAAGTGAAGTGAAAAACATTATTCTCTAGAGACAGATGAAGCCATATATGTGAACAGGCATCATGGACAGAAAGATTTACAACAGCTTCCTGGGAAACTGAGCCTCAGTAGGAGGAAGAGCGTGTCTAAAATATGGAAAGCCTGATATGGGATGTTGAAATCCAAGCGGAGTGTGAAAGAGGGCATccatgcagagaaaatgtctagtGGGGGAAGTCAAACCGGAAGTAGGGTGAACTACCACCTGCTTTGTCACTTGAAGCCATGGCTATAAGCTGCTCATATATTCTCAAAAGATGCAGCATCTCAGCAAAAGTTTTTGAAAAGCATCTGCTCTGGTTCTTCAGGAAAGCAGCGTCAGTGACAACCTCTCAGTAATCTTTGCTTCGCTCATTCTTCCAACAGCTCTGTAAGCTCCAAATTCCACATCCAACTCATTGTATCAGGAGCTCATGGCAGCATCTGGTTTTCTCAATGGCTGGTATGATTTTCAGTACCAAATGTGGtcccaaagaaatggaaactcaACTATGAGAATCTGCCATTCATTCTTCCCTCTACTTAGATAGGAAGGCAGGAATAGCCTCATAACTAGTGGAAAATATAACAAATCAGAAAACAtaatcatatttaaatatatttataagtatacATATGTGAATTATTGACAAAATAACAAATCTGTGGTATCCAGTGATATGGTATCTACAATCACTGAAATTGCCTGAGACAGCAGGAATTGTTTGGGAGATTACGTGGCTTTAGCAATAGGGGGATAAAGAGTACAAGAACAATGTGATGAACT
This window of the Tenrec ecaudatus isolate mTenEca1 chromosome 10, mTenEca1.hap1, whole genome shotgun sequence genome carries:
- the LOC142457971 gene encoding olfactory receptor 1L6-like, which translates into the protein MLRGNQSHITEFLLLGLTTDPKQQIWLFAIFLAMYLINVVGNTVIIAAIRGDVRLHTPMYFFLSNLSFVDICFTNVIVPRMLANMMSKSKRVPFAQCLMQMYFFVACAITDSFLLAAMAIDRYVAICNPLHYTTTMSPRRCLLLVVASWVVSHLHSLTHTVLMARLSFCGSNIIHHFFCDVQPLLTLSCSDTSVNELLAFTEGSFVIMSPFIFIIVSYVYIARAVLRVPSGGGRYKVFSTCGSHLTVVALYYGTAISVYIRPSSTYSVTKDRVVTVIYTVVIPMLNPFIYSLRNKDMKRALRKLTKRTE